One Nyctibius grandis isolate bNycGra1 chromosome 17, bNycGra1.pri, whole genome shotgun sequence genomic window carries:
- the PRUNE1 gene encoding exopolyphosphatase PRUNE1, with protein MERFVEGNRAALQEHVRRHQEIHVVMGNEACDLDSTVSALAMAYFLAKTSPAAKAAFIPVLNIPRADFALRTETTFLLREQGIPAASLVFRDEIDLGGLHHAGLLSLTLVDHHVLPGADAALEEAVVEVLDHRPLERDRAAGCRVTAEPVGSCATLVTERIAQGPPGVLDRPTAALLHGTILLDCVNLSPSAGKVTPRDVACVSLLEARFPELPARDAVFEALQAAKFDVSGLTTEQMLRKDLKVLSSDELLLAVSAIYVDLETFLRRPGMLQDLEAFCQARGYAGLVAMAISFNERNEPSRQLAVYSRHEPLRSAVCRALEEATAPSLHLQPLASPWACVGAYAQGNALASRKKVLPVLRAALGGPGAAGAPEDEVAPPPTPMNSLVEECPLAQAVPPLCPHDVLERVSRIATGQPPAPPE; from the exons ATGGAGCGGTTCGTGGAGGGGAACCGGGCGGCTCTGCAG GAGCACGTCCGGCGGCACCAGGAGATCCACGTGGTGATGGGCAACGAGGCCTGTGACCTGGACTCCACCGTCTCGGCGCTGGCCATGGCTTATTTCCTGGCGAAG ACCTCCCCGGCTGCCAAAGCCGCCTTCATCCCGGTGCTGAACATCCCTCGCGCCGACTTCGCGCTGCGGACGGAGACGACGTTCCTGCTGCGGGAGCAGGGCATCCCCGCCGCCTCCCTCGTCTTTCGGGACGAGATCGACCTGGGGGGGCTGCACCACGCCGGGCTGCTCTCCCTCACGCTGGTCGATCACCACGTCCTGCCCGG CGCCGACGCGGCCCTGGAAGAGGCCGTGGTGGAGGTCCTCGATCACCGGCCGCTGGAACGGGACCGCGCTGCCGGCTGCCGGGTGACGGCGGAGCCGGTGGGCTCCTGCGCCACGCTGGTGACGGAGCGGATCGCCCAAGGGCCCCCGGGCGTGCTGGACAGACCCACGGCCGCGCTGCTGCACG GCACCATCCTGCTGGACTGCGTGAACCTGAGCCCATCGGCCGGCAAGGTGACGCCCAGGGACGTGGCCTGCGTCTCCCTGCTCGAGGCGAGGTTCCCCGAGCTGCCCGCCCGCGACGCCGTCTTCGAAGCCCTGCAAGCGGCCAAGTTCGACGTCTCAG GGCTGACGACGGAGCAGATGCTGCGGAAGGACCTCAAGGTCCTCTCCAGCGATGAGCTGCTCCTCGCCGTCAGTGCCATCTACGTGGACCTGGAG ACCTTCCTGCGCCGGCCCGGCATGCTGCAGGACCTGGAGGCGTTCTGCCAGGCTCGGGGCTACGCGGGGCTGGTGGCCATGGCCATCTCCTTTAACGAGCGCAACGAGCCCTCCCGGCAGCTCGCCGTCTACAGCCGGCACGAGCCCCTCCGCAGCGCG GTGTGCCGGGCGCTGGAGGAGGCAACGGCGCCGTCCCTGCACCTCCAGCCCCTCGCGAGCCCCTGGGCCTGCGTGGGCGCCTACGCCCAGGGCAACGCGTTGGCGTCACGCAAGAAGGTGCTGCCAGTCCTGcgggcagccctgggggggccgggcgctgccggggcGCCCGAGGACGAGGTGGCCCCGCCGCCCACCCCCATGAACAGCCTGGTGGAGGAGTGTCCGCTGGCCCAGGCCGTgccccccctctgcccccacgATGTCCTGGAGCGGGTCAGCCGCATCGCCAccgggcagccccccgcccccccggaGTGA